Proteins from a single region of Magnetospirillum sp. 15-1:
- a CDS encoding STAS domain-containing protein — protein sequence MKYALKTNGNTAQLSLGGSLTFAEAPLFPKILAELEAAGTLSSLDIRLGDLSFIDSTGMSLFVHIYDVSQTRNLKVSVQGAMGPVAAALDRAAFKTLFEFK from the coding sequence ATGAAATACGCGCTCAAGACCAATGGAAATACCGCCCAGCTGAGCCTGGGCGGGTCCCTGACGTTTGCCGAGGCCCCCCTCTTTCCGAAAATCCTGGCCGAACTGGAAGCCGCGGGAACACTGAGCAGCCTGGATATCCGCCTGGGAGACCTGAGCTTTATCGATTCCACCGGCATGAGCCTGTTCGTGCACATCTACGACGTGTCGCAGACCCGTAACCTCAAGGTTTCGGTTCAGGGCGCCATGGGGCCGGTGGCGGCGGCTCTGGACCGTGCCGCCTTCAAGACGCTTTTCGAGTTCAAGTGA
- the gcvA gene encoding transcriptional regulator GcvA translates to MAYRLPPLNALRLFEAAGRHLSFKLAAEELNLTPSAVSHGIASLEDWLGVALFARGHRSLSLTAAGRAYLPRIRDVLQQLAGATEAVPGRRPSGRLSVSVAPSFGLRWLIPGLPRFNQRHPNIEVTLDTARRQVEFPRDGIDVAIRMGQGGWQDLYSLCLTMEDLVPVCSPALAAEIRSPADLLGRKLLQVTNISEDWAAWADLAGVEGLDLERGLKLDTLHMAWEAAAQGVGIALGRLPLAAPDLDSGRLVPVLGPPRRCRTGYWLVAGRDSLARPEVVAFRDWLREELAGYAPV, encoded by the coding sequence ATGGCCTACCGACTGCCTCCGTTGAATGCGCTGCGCCTGTTCGAGGCGGCGGGGCGGCATCTCAGTTTCAAGCTGGCGGCCGAGGAGCTCAACCTCACCCCCAGCGCCGTCAGCCACGGCATCGCCTCGCTGGAGGACTGGCTGGGAGTGGCGCTGTTCGCCCGCGGTCACCGTTCGCTCAGTCTGACCGCCGCCGGGCGGGCCTATCTGCCCCGTATCCGCGACGTGCTGCAGCAATTGGCCGGCGCCACCGAGGCGGTGCCGGGGCGGCGGCCCAGCGGCCGGCTGTCGGTGAGCGTCGCTCCCAGCTTCGGTCTGCGCTGGCTGATTCCCGGACTGCCCCGTTTCAACCAGCGGCATCCCAACATCGAGGTGACCCTGGACACCGCCCGGCGTCAGGTGGAGTTTCCCCGCGACGGCATCGACGTGGCCATCCGCATGGGGCAGGGGGGCTGGCAGGATCTCTACAGCCTGTGCCTGACCATGGAGGATCTGGTGCCGGTCTGTTCGCCCGCCCTGGCCGCCGAGATCCGTTCGCCCGCCGACCTCTTGGGCCGCAAGCTGCTGCAGGTGACCAACATCTCCGAGGATTGGGCCGCCTGGGCCGATCTGGCCGGGGTGGAGGGGCTGGACCTGGAGCGCGGCCTTAAGCTCGATACCCTGCACATGGCCTGGGAAGCGGCGGCGCAGGGGGTGGGCATCGCGCTCGGCCGCCTGCCGCTGGCCGCCCCCGATCTGGACAGCGGGCGGCTGGTCCCCGTGCTGGGGCCGCCGCGCCGTTGCCGCACCGGCTATTGGCTGGTGGCGGGCCGCGACTCCCTGGCCCGGCCCGAGGTCGTCGCGTTCCGCGAT
- a CDS encoding cache domain-containing protein, with protein sequence MTWLDDRRIGTKIGLIVAAAFMGMCLIFIGALNMLNGEVLNGRKAKVKDLVDSAAGIIAAYEADAKAGRLPEAAAQAAARRDVGALRYGDNDYFWIHDLTGRMVMHPVKPDMDGKDVSDLKDASGHPLFMRMNELVKAKGADFHYYDWPKPGSPKPVRKVSYVKLDSGWGWVVGTGIYLDDVDAAFWSSALYFGGGVVLLTVLVLALSVLVARRITRPLVNLSTVMDGLSKKEFNVEIPAVARKDEVGDMARAVEIFKEGLIRAEQLAAEQREAEWTKDRRARVVDNLLKEFNEEVTEALQGMAATAEQLESTSRVLSETAQGASTQATAVASAIEETAVNMRTAAGSAEQLAISGEDISQRVSLSVNVAGDASAEAGRTTALINTLADAVGKIGAVVALINDIAAQTNLLALNATIEAARAGDAGKGFAVVANEVKTLANQTARATDEIATQIATVQKVTGDAVAAIGSISGVIERIREASSGIAGAVHQQDQATGEIAENVQQVAQATAEVSSNIVGVNQAAEQTGRVADEVFDTAKNVAERANTLRNRVDTFLTSIRAS encoded by the coding sequence ATGACGTGGCTTGACGACAGGCGGATCGGAACAAAAATCGGATTGATCGTGGCGGCGGCCTTCATGGGCATGTGCCTGATCTTCATCGGCGCCCTCAACATGCTGAATGGCGAGGTGCTGAACGGGCGCAAGGCCAAGGTCAAGGACCTGGTGGACAGCGCGGCCGGCATCATCGCCGCCTACGAGGCCGACGCCAAGGCCGGCCGGTTGCCGGAGGCCGCGGCCCAGGCGGCGGCCCGCCGCGACGTGGGCGCGCTGCGCTATGGCGACAACGACTATTTCTGGATTCACGACCTGACCGGACGCATGGTCATGCATCCGGTCAAGCCGGACATGGACGGCAAGGACGTCAGCGACCTCAAGGACGCTTCCGGCCACCCGCTGTTCATGCGCATGAACGAACTGGTCAAGGCCAAGGGCGCCGACTTCCACTACTACGACTGGCCCAAGCCGGGATCGCCCAAGCCGGTGCGCAAGGTCTCCTACGTCAAGCTGGATTCCGGCTGGGGCTGGGTAGTGGGAACCGGCATCTACCTGGATGACGTGGACGCCGCCTTCTGGTCCAGCGCCCTGTATTTCGGCGGCGGCGTCGTGCTGCTGACCGTCCTGGTGCTGGCCCTGTCGGTGCTGGTGGCGCGGCGCATCACCCGGCCGCTGGTCAATCTGTCCACGGTCATGGACGGCCTGTCCAAGAAGGAATTCAACGTGGAGATTCCCGCCGTCGCCCGCAAGGACGAGGTGGGCGACATGGCCCGCGCCGTGGAAATCTTCAAGGAAGGCCTGATCCGCGCCGAGCAGTTGGCGGCGGAACAGCGCGAGGCGGAGTGGACCAAGGACAGGCGGGCCCGCGTGGTGGACAACCTGCTGAAGGAATTCAACGAGGAGGTGACCGAGGCCCTGCAGGGCATGGCCGCCACCGCCGAGCAGTTGGAATCCACCTCGCGCGTGCTGTCGGAAACCGCCCAGGGCGCGTCGACCCAGGCCACGGCGGTAGCCTCGGCCATCGAGGAAACCGCCGTCAACATGCGGACGGCCGCCGGCTCGGCGGAACAACTGGCCATTTCGGGCGAGGATATCAGTCAGCGCGTCAGCCTTTCGGTGAACGTCGCCGGCGACGCCTCGGCCGAGGCCGGCCGTACCACGGCCCTGATCAACACCCTGGCGGACGCCGTGGGCAAGATCGGCGCGGTGGTCGCCCTGATCAACGACATCGCGGCGCAGACCAATCTTCTCGCGCTGAACGCCACCATCGAGGCGGCCAGGGCCGGCGACGCCGGCAAGGGCTTCGCCGTGGTGGCCAACGAGGTCAAGACCCTGGCCAACCAGACGGCACGGGCCACCGACGAGATCGCCACCCAGATCGCCACCGTCCAGAAGGTCACCGGCGACGCCGTGGCGGCCATCGGTTCCATTTCGGGGGTGATCGAACGCATCCGCGAGGCCTCGTCGGGCATCGCCGGCGCGGTCCACCAGCAGGATCAGGCCACCGGCGAGATCGCCGAGAACGTCCAGCAGGTTGCCCAGGCGACAGCCGAGGTCAGTTCGAATATCGTAGGCGTCAATCAGGCCGCCGAGCAGACCGGCCGCGTCGCCGACGAGGTGTTCGACACGGCCAAGAATGTCGCGGAACGTGCCAACACCCTTCGTAATCGGGTGGATACGTTCCTGACCAGTATCCGGGCATCCTAA
- a CDS encoding ATP-binding protein: MKRSTPPPAIINRAADKRGLGRFGRLAAAGLLPLRTDEHGRTLVLFEGAGTADVGDILCPPAAWAIDLDCASPDHGLDRLPARLLVRASTVATVHHDIVGMVVEALIQRLPRLDSIGIDIRLALQEAVSNAVMHGNLCLDGRLRSSRDGLAAFTQAMQRRLADPRFGRRPVTVAVDWNHTHMIIRVEDRGRGFKPPAISLPVEPKACSGRGIGQIRALCQRVSFTNGGRRITMRFCLPADDAAQPTT, from the coding sequence GTGAAACGATCGACTCCACCCCCCGCCATCATCAACCGGGCCGCCGATAAACGCGGCCTGGGACGGTTCGGACGGCTTGCCGCCGCCGGCCTGCTGCCGCTGCGCACCGACGAGCATGGACGCACCCTGGTCCTGTTCGAAGGGGCCGGCACGGCCGACGTCGGCGATATTCTCTGCCCGCCGGCCGCCTGGGCCATCGATCTGGATTGCGCCTCTCCCGACCACGGTCTGGACCGGCTGCCGGCCCGGCTCCTGGTCCGGGCCTCCACCGTCGCCACCGTCCACCACGACATCGTCGGCATGGTGGTCGAGGCCCTGATCCAGCGCCTGCCGCGCCTGGATTCCATCGGCATCGACATCCGCCTGGCCCTGCAGGAGGCGGTGAGCAACGCCGTCATGCACGGCAACCTTTGCCTGGACGGCCGCCTGCGCAGCAGCCGCGACGGCTTGGCCGCCTTCACCCAGGCCATGCAGCGCCGCCTCGCCGATCCGCGCTTCGGCCGCCGGCCGGTGACCGTCGCCGTCGACTGGAACCACACCCACATGATCATTCGGGTCGAGGATCGCGGGCGGGGCTTCAAGCCCCCGGCCATTTCGCTTCCCGTGGAGCCGAAAGCCTGTTCCGGGCGCGGCATCGGCCAGATCCGCGCCCTGTGCCAGCGGGTGTCGTTCACCAATGGCGGCCGGCGCATCACCATGCGCTTTTGCCTGCCCGCCGACGATGCGGCTCAGCCCACCACCTGA
- a CDS encoding bacteriohemerythrin translates to MAIAWDETLKVGDIEIDADHKELIGLINDFEAKAKAPDGVDKHAIQVTLERLQLYAYDHFAREEYIQAVAKYEGLEENKRQHAALRKTLGDYIAKFNAGQYADLNSAAGEMSAFLNHWLMNHILETDLKMKGKMKVEQWR, encoded by the coding sequence ATGGCCATCGCCTGGGATGAAACGCTTAAGGTCGGCGATATCGAGATCGACGCCGACCACAAGGAACTTATCGGACTGATCAACGACTTCGAAGCCAAGGCCAAGGCGCCGGACGGTGTGGACAAGCACGCCATCCAGGTGACCCTGGAACGCCTGCAGCTCTATGCCTACGACCACTTCGCGCGTGAGGAATACATCCAGGCGGTCGCCAAGTACGAGGGGCTGGAAGAGAACAAGCGCCAGCACGCCGCCCTCAGGAAGACGCTCGGCGACTACATCGCCAAGTTCAACGCCGGTCAGTACGCCGACCTCAATTCCGCCGCCGGCGAGATGTCGGCCTTCCTGAATCACTGGCTGATGAACCACATCCTGGAAACCGACCTGAAGATGAAGGGCAAGATGAAGGTCGAGCAGTGGCGCTGA
- a CDS encoding glutathione S-transferase N-terminal domain-containing protein, with amino-acid sequence MIDLYYWTTPNGHKVTIFLEESGVPYRIKPVNISKGEQFEPNFLRISPNNRMPAIVDDQPADGGAPLSVFESGAILVYLAEKCGRFLPADPRGRAETLQWLFWQMGGLGPMLGQNHHFVQYAPEKIPYAIDRYVKETNRLYGVLNRRLADREFMAGEYSIADMASYPWIVPWERQGQNLDDFPHLKRWFHAIAARPAVIRAYARADEVNTQRVVTEEARKVLFGQTAAPPAAKP; translated from the coding sequence ATGATCGATCTCTATTACTGGACCACGCCCAACGGACACAAGGTCACCATCTTCCTGGAAGAGAGCGGCGTGCCCTACCGCATCAAGCCGGTCAACATCAGCAAGGGCGAGCAGTTCGAGCCCAATTTCCTGCGCATCTCCCCCAACAACCGCATGCCGGCCATCGTCGACGACCAGCCGGCCGACGGCGGCGCCCCGCTCAGCGTGTTCGAATCGGGCGCCATCCTGGTCTATCTCGCCGAGAAGTGCGGCCGCTTCCTGCCCGCCGACCCGCGCGGGCGGGCCGAGACGCTGCAATGGCTGTTCTGGCAGATGGGCGGCCTCGGCCCCATGCTCGGCCAGAATCACCATTTCGTCCAGTACGCCCCCGAGAAGATTCCCTATGCCATCGACCGCTACGTCAAGGAAACCAACCGGCTGTACGGCGTGCTGAACCGCCGCCTCGCCGACCGGGAATTCATGGCGGGCGAGTATTCCATCGCCGACATGGCCTCTTATCCCTGGATCGTGCCGTGGGAGCGCCAGGGCCAGAACCTGGACGACTTTCCTCACCTCAAGCGCTGGTTCCATGCCATCGCCGCCCGCCCGGCGGTCATCCGCGCCTATGCCCGCGCCGACGAGGTCAACACCCAGCGCGTGGTCACCGAGGAGGCCAGGAAGGTATTGTTCGGGCAAACCGCCGCGCCCCCGGCCGCCAAGCCGTGA